Proteins encoded together in one Rana temporaria chromosome 6, aRanTem1.1, whole genome shotgun sequence window:
- the LOC120942827 gene encoding uromodulin-like — protein sequence MANVYRSLELLLSKPLNSSVRILNINVNVTDTDTATYNDTFNVPTSLSYLLITGDDRFSIHFTDPNGNTLSFEKNPYYYNYYYYYYYYYYYYYYYNYAIPISHLVKSPAAGSWILNAQGNTSLSLQILGFTGLDKPGTCSDSDCHPNATCSEFGGYGECTCKEGFAGDGISCNDIDECQDYYTNNCYYYYGSISCVNTVGSYTCDCYSGFEYKEEFGCVDIDECADRSLNNCDPVAICTNYYYGSYACACPDGYYGDGYHCEINECQQGTPCGSNEECIKSIGSYSCTDPCSTYTIINDPWRSTSNTYNYNYDYWYYWYNWYHCDNGLSGWYRFKGEYDQQIPEHCVPRSSCGTNIPIWMNGSHPTVSDGIVNRTACSNYYEGCCTYNYNISVRMCPGGFYVYKLQSPPICSSAYCTETNYTCSGVDCAPDEECRVVDGVPGCNCKSGIQLGNLADDIKPQVTCGLENIEVRFSKCLVEKWGYSTSSIHLRDYSCRGIIERSDKSYIIFITRPADGSCGGSIWNDGSVIRYRNTVYLASYSDGVIIRDEIPIDFHCDYPLDMEINLLTAISTYVVSVMDVAGTANFTITMGLFQDSGYTTPYTDSQVWLDTSSILYVGVIVTGATSSSPFVLVMKNCYATPTPDSSYGPRHEILTNQCPNKNDPTISVPENGVSLKGRFSLQVFQFLGGFDKVYLHCQVGLCDTSNSYCASSCPAMRSASVDDNNVKNITIGPIYQKGKTHSL from the exons gAAACACAttatcatttgaaaaaaatccataTTATTACaactactattactactattactattattactattactattactaCTATAATTATGCTATTCCAATTTCCCATTTGGTAAAAAGTCCAGCTGCGGGATCCTGGATTCTGAATGCTCAGGGGAATACGTCACTTTCTCTTCAGATATTGGGATTTACTG ggTTGGACAAACCAG GAACTTGTTCAGATTCTGACTGCCACCCGAATGCCACGTGTTCGGAGTTTGGAGGATACGGGGAGTGCACATGTAAAGAGGGATTTGCTGGAGATGGAATATCTTGTAATGATATAGATGAATGTCAGGACTATTACACCAAcaactgttattattattatggtagTATTTCCTGTGtgaacactgtcggatcttacacCTGTGATTGTTACTCTGGATTTGAATATAAAGAAGAATTTGGTTGTGTTGATATTGATGAGTGTGCGGACAGATCTCTCAATAACTGTGATCCAGTAGCCATatgtacaaattattattatggaTCTTACGCATGTGCTTGTCCCGATGGATATTACGGAGATGGATACCACTGTGAGATCAATGAATGCCAACAAGGAACACCGTGTGGCTCTAATGAAGAATGCATTAAGTCCATTGGATCATATTCCTGTACTGACCCTTGCTCCACCTACACCATAATTAATGACCCCTGGCGCAGTACTTCTAATACATACAATTATAATTATGATTACTGGTATTACTGGTATAACTGGTATCATTGTGACAATGGCCTGTCTGGCTGGTATCGGTTTAAAGGAGAATATGACCAGCAAATCCCTGAGCACTGTGTACCACGATCCAGCTGTGGGACTAATATCCCCATTTGGATGAACGGCTCCCACCCTACAGTCAGTGACGGCATTGTGAACCGTACAGCTTGTTCCAACTATTACGAGGGATGCTGTACATATAATTATAATATTTCTGTGAGAATGTGTCCTGGAGGATTTTATGTGTATAAGCTACAGAGTCCACCAATCTGCAGCTCCGCCTATTGTACAG AAACTAATTATACCTGCTCGGGGGTGGACTGCGCTCCGGATGAGGAATGTAGAGTTGTGGACGGAGTTCCTGGCTGTAACTGTAAATCTGGAATACAACTAGGAAATCTAGCAG ATGACATTAAAccacaggtcacctgtggccTGGAGAATATAGAAGTTCGGTTCAGTAAATGTCTCGTGGAGAAGTGGGGATATAGCACTTCATCCATCCATCTGAGAGATTATTCCTGCCGAGGAATCATTGAAAGAAGTGATAAAAGTTACATCATTTTCATCACACGGCCAGCAGATGGCAGTTGTGGGGGATCCATTTGG AATGATGGAAGTGTTATCAGATATAGAAATACTGTATACCTAGCATCGTATTCTGACGGAGTGATTATAAGAGACGAGatccccattgactttcattgTGATTATCCTTTAGACATGGAGATCAACCTTCTAACCGCTATCAGCACCTACGTAGT CTCGGTTATGGATGTGGCTGGAACAGCAAATTTCACAATAACGATGGGTCTATTCCAAGATTCCGGCTACACCACCCCATATACTGACTCCCAGGTGTGGCTGGACACCTCCTCCATCCTATATGTTGGTGTCATTGTAACCGGAGCTACGAGTTCATCTCCATTTGTGCTCGTCATGAAAAACTGCTACGCCACCCCAACACCTGACAGCTCCTACGGCCCCAGACATGAAATCCTTACAAACCA ATGCCCCAACAAGAATGACCCAACAATCTCTGTGCCAGAAAATGGAGTGTCCCTTAAAGGTCGCTTTTCCCTCCAAGTGTTTCAATTTCTGGGAGGATTCGATAAGGTTTATTTACACTGTCAGGTCGGCTTGTGTGACACCTCCAACTCTTACTGTGCTTCT AGTTGTCCCGCGATGAGATCGGCTTCGGTTGACGAcaataatgtgaaaaatataactATTGGACCTATATACCAGAAAGGTAAGACACATTCTTTATaa